A portion of the Labeo rohita strain BAU-BD-2019 unplaced genomic scaffold, IGBB_LRoh.1.0 scaffold_2554, whole genome shotgun sequence genome contains these proteins:
- the LOC127159840 gene encoding uncharacterized protein LOC127159840, producing the protein LFSISSGFGAEISVFVQTGDSVQLDIQTQELPEFDDLYWTKDQSENIVKYSESKDESKRVRIYNSYKNRVDFNNKTFSLMLMNMQKTDNGLYTAKTVGELNKNIITYKLLVIDAVDAPVLTLTSDLSSSDPCNFTCKGSNIIISFTYNSSCSPEEVTSDIYTLRLGCSDDFIMCNYSNPVSWKTDTKKVNELCPVNKGAYCIRSYV; encoded by the exons ACTTATTTTCTATCTCCTCAGGGTTCGGTGCTGAGATCTCTGTGTTTGTTCAGACAGGAGATTCTGTTCAACTGGATATACAGACACAAGAACTACCAGAGTTTGATGATTTATACTGGACAAAAGATCAATCCgaaaatatagttaaatataGTGAATCTAAAGACGAATCTAAAAGAGTAAGAATTTATAATTCCTACAAGAACAGAGTGGATTTCAATAATAAAACCTTCTCTCTAATGCTGATGAACATGCAGAAGACAGACAATGGActctacacagcaaaaacagttggagagttgaacaaaaatattattacatacaaATTATTAGTTATAG ACGCAGTGGATGCTCCTGTCCTGACTCTAACATCAGACTTATCCAGCTCTGACCCCTGTAACTTTACATGTAAAGGAAGTAACATTATCATTAGTTTCACCTATAATAGCAGTTGTTCTCCAGAGGAAGTGACATCTGATATCTACACTCTAAGACTGGGCTGCAGTGATGACTTTATTATGTGTAACTACAGCAACCCAGTGAGCTGGAAGACTGACACAAAGAAGGTTAATGAACTCTGCCCTGTTAATAAAGGTGCATACTGTATACGGTCTTATGTGTAA